In Sphingomonas oryzagri, the genomic stretch TCTTGGCGGAGAGGGGTGTGCCGCTCAGCGCGAGCAGGGATACGGCAAGCAGAAAACGGCGCACGGGCATCTCTCCGGACTGGTTACGCGCCGATGCTGGCGCGCTTCCGGTCCGGAGACAAGCGGTTAAGCGTCAGAGGCAGGCTTCCAGAAACGGCTGGTCGAAGCCGTACTGCTTGGCCTTTTCCAGCGTGTAGGGGCGCAGGCCCATCGAGCGATACTCGCCGATGATCTTGCCGTCCGCCGTCTCTTCCAGATACTCGAACTTGAACAACTCCTGCGTCACGATTACCGGGCCTTCCATGCCGATCACCTCGGTGATGTTGGTGACGCGGCGCGAGCCGTCGCGCAGGCGCTTCACCTGGATGATGAGATCGACCGAATCCGCGATCTGGCGGCTGATCGCCTCCTTCGGGATCTTGATGTCGCCCATCATCACCATGTTCTCCATACGGCCCAGCGCCTCGCGCGGGGAGTTGGAGTGAAGCGTACACATCGAGCCATCGTGGCCGGTGTTCATGGCGGCCAGGAGGTCGAAACACTCCTGACCACGAATTTCGCCGAGGATGATGCGGTCCGGGCGCATACGCAGCGCGTTCTTGACGAGATCGCGGATCGAGATCTCGCCCTGGCCCTCCAGGTTCGGTGGGCGGGTTTCGAGCGGCAGCCAGTGCGGCTGCTGCAGACGAAGCTCGGCCGCGTCCTCGATGGTCAGCACGCGCTCGCCGGGGTCGATCATCTTCGACAGGGCGTTGAGCATCGTCGTCTTGCCCGAGCCGGTACCGCCCGAGATGACGATGTTGAAGCGGCAGGCGCCCGCGATCTTCAGCGCGGTCGCCATCTTCGGACTCATCGATCCGAAACCGACATACATGTCGAGCGTGATCGGCTTGGCCGAGAATTTACGGATCGAGATGGCGGTGCCGCGCAGCGACAGCGGCGGTACGATGACGTTGACGCGGCTGCCGTCCTGAAGGCGGGCGTCGGCCAGCGGGGTGGTCTGGTCGACGCGGCGGCCGACCTTGTTGACGATGCGCTGCGCGATCTGGAACAGGTGCTGCTCGTCGCGGAACTGGATGTTGGCGAGCTGCAGCTTGCCCTTCTTTTCGATGAAGGTCTGTTCCGGGCCGTTGACCATGATGTCGCTGACATCCGGATCGGAGAGCAGCTCCTCGAGCGGCCCGAGGCCGAGCAGCTCGTCGACCAGCACCTTCTCCAGCGCGAACTGCTCGCGGCGGTTGAGGTTGATCTTCAGCTCGGCGAGCACTTCGCCGATGATCGGACGGAATTCTTCGGCCAGCTCGTCCTTGGTCAGCGTGGCGGCCGCTTCCGGATCGACACGCTCGAGCAGGCGGGGAAGCACCTGCTCCTTGATCTTGTGGACCGAGGCCTCGAAGCCCTCGATCTTGGGCGCGGCGGCGTCGCCCGAACCCTGCTGGCGATCGTTGAGGCGCGACATCGCGTCGCCGCCGCCGACACTGCCGCCCGTATCGGCGGAGGCGCCCGGCAGGGGGACGGAATCGATCGGCGGAAACTGGCCGCCGCCCGGTTCCGGGCTGTGCATCGGACGCGCCACGCCAAAAGCCGGGCGCTGCCCGCCGCCACCAGTGCCATTCCGCTTGCCGAACGCGCTCATCGTCGCTGCCTGTCCCTTCCGTGTTCCGAAAAATGGTAAGCGAGAAGCCCTAAGAAAGCCTAAAGCCCCGGAAACCTTAGGTGCCGCGCCGGCAGTTCGTGGCTGGTCGCAGCGGCGTGCGCAGGTCCCACCCCTCGAAGGCGCCGGACCGCACGGCCAGCCGGTAATGGCGGAGCAAATCGGCGAAGGCGGGATCGCGGCGGAAGAAGGCGAGGGGGTCGCCGGCCGCATCACCCCCCGGCACGGGGCGCTGGAAGACGATGCGGCGCGGCGGCAGGCAGCGATAATCCTGCACCGTCTCGGCGACGATCCTCCGGCCGAGCGCCGCCACTGCCGGATCGCGCAGGCCGGAGGGGGTCATCGCCCACAACATCCAGTAGGCGTTGTAGCGGCTGGGGTAGCGGAAGCCGTCATTCCAGACGTGCGGCCATGCGATGGCGATTTCGGTGCTGACGAACGCGACGGCATCGCCCCGTCGGAGGCCGGTGAGGACGGGATCGACCCCGAGCGTCGGCGGAGGCGGCGGTGCCGGCATCAGCGGCTGGGCGAGCGGGAGGATGATGGTGGCGGGCGCCACCAGGCGGGCCGTCACCGGAAGTTTCTGCCACGCTTCGGCAAGTAGTGCGGCGAGCGCCAGGATCAGGCAGCCGGTCGCCGCGATGGCGTGATAGGGCCAGCCCTTGTGCTGCACCCACCAGGCGAGGGCGAAGCCGGTGGCCGCGATCAGTAGCGCCGTCGTCAGCGGCGCCGATCCCCGCCGCAACAGCAGGAGCGAGGGCAGCAGGACGAGCAGCGCCAGGCCCCAGAGATATTGGGACAGCTGGATCATCTGCCACAGCGGGCGCGAGGCGGCGGCGCCGTAGGCGAGCCGCAGATCGGGCACGACGCGGATCAGATAGTCCGGCGTGACGATTAGCAGGGCCGCCGCGTAGAGCAGGGCCACCAGCATCAGCCCGGCGACCTCCGGCCGCAACGGACTGCGCCAGCCGCGCCCCTGCCTCGCCAGCAGCCAGAATTCGATCAGTACGGGCACGCCCGCGAAATAGTGCTTGAGCGCGAAGCCGAGGCCGCCGCCGATCCCGATCGCTAAGGCCAGCCGCGTGTCCACCGTGCCCCCCTGCCGACGGGCAGCGGCGAGCGCGGCATAGGGGATCGCTGCGATCAGCGCATATTGCTCGCGCTGCCCGGTGTCGCCGAACGGCATCGCCAGCATCAGCCAGGTGGCGAGCAGCAGCAGCGCGATCCGATGGGGGGTGGGGATGGTGCCGGTCAGGCGCTCGGTCGCGCCGAGCGAGGTGGTGGATGCCGCGCCGAGCGCGAGGACCAGCATCGCCTCTGGCTGGATGCCGGTGAGGCTCGCCGCTGCGTCCACCGGCATCGCCATCCAGAACCACAGCGGCGGGTTGGTCTCCATGATGTCGCGGTAGAACACCGCGCCCTCGCGCAGCCGATGCGCGACCCACAATTGCCAGGCGACATCGGTGGTGAAGGGGGGCGGCGCGAACAGCACGAAGCCGATCGCCAGCAATATTGGCGCGGCGATCGCCACCAGCAGCGCCTCGCGCCCGCGGACATGCGTCATCCACGACCGGCGGGCGGACGGCAGATCGAGCGGCATGGAGGGCGAAAGGGGTGGCACGGACTCTCCCGACGGGAAGCCGGCACCCTAGCCGCGGATGGGTAAAGCGCTCCCTAAGGAGCGGAGGCGCCGATCAGTGGTCGGCGCGGGCCGGGTGGCCGTGGGTCGCGGCGTCCGCGCCGCTCAGCACCTCGGCATGTTCGGCGAGAATGGTCAGGCCCTTTTCGGTCACCTCGGCGAAACCGCCCTGCACGCGCACGCGCTGCACGATCTGCGTCATCGAGGAATAGACCAGCACCTCACCGTCGCGCACCGTCGACATCAGCGGCGCGTGGCCGGCGAGCACGCCGAAATCACCCTCGGTGCCGGGAACGACGACCATATAGGCGTCCTCCGACAGGATCTTCTTTTCCGGGGTGACGAGCTCGAAATGTACGTCGGCCATGCTCTTGTCCTCGACCCTCTCCCGGCGATGCGGGAGAGGGGGATATCAGTGGAAGGAGGCGAGGGGCTTACGCCGCCTCGGCCAGCTTCTTGCCCTTCTCGACCGCCTCGTCGATGCCGCCGACCATGTAGAAGGCGGCTTCCGGCAGGTGGTCGTACTCGCCGTCCACCACGGCCTTGAAGGACTTCACCGTGTCTTCGACCTGCACGAACTTGCCGCTGATGCCGGTGAAGACCTCGGCGACGTGGAACGGCTGCGACAGGAAGCGCTGGATCTTGCGGGCGCGGCTGACGGTCAGCTTATCCTCTTCGGACAGCTCGTCCATGCCGAGGATCGCGATGATGTCCTGCAGCGACTTGTACTTCTGCAGCGTCTCCTGGACGCGGCGGGCGACGTCGTAATGCTCCTGGCCGACGACGGCCGGGGTCAGCGCGCGCGAGGTCGAGTCGAGCGGATCGACCGCCGGGTAGATGCCCAGCTCCGAAATGGCGCGGTTGAGGTTGGTCGTCGCGTCCAAGTGGGCGAAGGACGTGGCCGGCGCCGGATCGGTAAGATCGTCGGCGGGCACATAGATCGCCTGCACCGAGGTGATCGAGCCCTTGTTGGTCGACGTGATGCGCTCCTGCAGGGCGCCCATGTCGGTCGACAGGGTCGGCTGGTAGCCCACCGCCGACGGGATGCGGCCGAGTAGCGCCGACACTTCCGCGCCCGCCTGCGTGAAGCGGAAGATGTTGTCGACGAAGAACAGCACATCCTGGCCCTCGACGTCGCGGAAATATTCCGCGTTGGTCAGGCCCGAGAGCGCGACGCGCGCGCGGGCGCCCGGCGGCTCGTTCATCTGGCCGAACACGAGCGCGACCTTCGATCCCTCGCTGGTCGGGTTGCCGTCGGCATCCTTGGCGATGACGCCCGCGTCGAGGAACTCGTGATAGAGATCGTTGCCCTCGCGGGTGCGCTCGCCGACGCCGGCGAACACCGAAGTGCCGCCGTGGCCCTTGGCGATGTTGTTGATCAGCTCCTGGATGAGCACGGTCTTGCCCA encodes the following:
- a CDS encoding ATP synthase F1 subunit epsilon, giving the protein MADVHFELVTPEKKILSEDAYMVVVPGTEGDFGVLAGHAPLMSTVRDGEVLVYSSMTQIVQRVRVQGGFAEVTEKGLTILAEHAEVLSGADAATHGHPARADH
- the atpD gene encoding F0F1 ATP synthase subunit beta, whose protein sequence is MATQTTNNVGRISQVIGAVVDVTFDGPLPKILSALETENNGVRLVLEVAQHLGENTVRTIAMDGTDGLTRGQEVKDTGAQISVPVGPKTLGRILNVIGEPIDERGPVNAETHAPIHAEAPPFVDQSTETSILVTGIKVIDLLAPYTKGGKIGLFGGAGVGKTVLIQELINNIAKGHGGTSVFAGVGERTREGNDLYHEFLDAGVIAKDADGNPTSEGSKVALVFGQMNEPPGARARVALSGLTNAEYFRDVEGQDVLFFVDNIFRFTQAGAEVSALLGRIPSAVGYQPTLSTDMGALQERITSTNKGSITSVQAIYVPADDLTDPAPATSFAHLDATTNLNRAISELGIYPAVDPLDSTSRALTPAVVGQEHYDVARRVQETLQKYKSLQDIIAILGMDELSEEDKLTVSRARKIQRFLSQPFHVAEVFTGISGKFVQVEDTVKSFKAVVDGEYDHLPEAAFYMVGGIDEAVEKGKKLAEAA
- a CDS encoding CpaF family protein is translated as MSAFGKRNGTGGGGQRPAFGVARPMHSPEPGGGQFPPIDSVPLPGASADTGGSVGGGDAMSRLNDRQQGSGDAAAPKIEGFEASVHKIKEQVLPRLLERVDPEAAATLTKDELAEEFRPIIGEVLAELKINLNRREQFALEKVLVDELLGLGPLEELLSDPDVSDIMVNGPEQTFIEKKGKLQLANIQFRDEQHLFQIAQRIVNKVGRRVDQTTPLADARLQDGSRVNVIVPPLSLRGTAISIRKFSAKPITLDMYVGFGSMSPKMATALKIAGACRFNIVISGGTGSGKTTMLNALSKMIDPGERVLTIEDAAELRLQQPHWLPLETRPPNLEGQGEISIRDLVKNALRMRPDRIILGEIRGQECFDLLAAMNTGHDGSMCTLHSNSPREALGRMENMVMMGDIKIPKEAISRQIADSVDLIIQVKRLRDGSRRVTNITEVIGMEGPVIVTQELFKFEYLEETADGKIIGEYRSMGLRPYTLEKAKQYGFDQPFLEACL